In Saccharomycodes ludwigii strain NBRC 1722 chromosome III, whole genome shotgun sequence, one DNA window encodes the following:
- the MCD1 gene encoding kleisin alpha (similar to Saccharomyces cerevisiae YDL003W | MCD1 | Mitotic Chromosome Determinant): MTSILSSNLTLAQIWIAANLDKKINRTQSLQTDIISSTKEIARIATSTTNASAEETPIETIGLRVSGQLLYGVVRIYSNKTKYLLNDISETLIKLKSAFRSNAFHVTTPAGQTMVSNVTNLILQDTVTEGELFYQEPLSFLDNQELPIDILHNSRNPRRDIQGAEASAPSALRSIGSMNQSMHNNRHNTMMMEMDDLDDFDESLEFARGDLNVNIIKDRNDKNSYDDDELRSDGGFDLDFEISGNNGNEDMDQDVPNTPRGSETNGEIITDEQDQSMEVGRPLEQGEVDIAENPFLDMDLGLNDEIEDDGKDRVDNPHRNRPVKNSALKNTKLVLEDDDIEMRGRNNEEELGRDNTVLETPPTSPQKRGDQPKSTKRNIEKLLEQSAAYLPDVVFMNLVSYQAIKRQKIDGDHQVSNENVSIYDAPPSPEYEHDYANVSAPDFDISLNLDDGESDHRGDITHDELGTGIDNDDGEGTETGGSESSQTQKVMQKNGEMVSKSTVELATILRDKLMDTNSLTFTEFLEISQPLQAHNEKEKEEKEEEEEEEEEEVKLNKSEVSKTFFQMLSLASAGCVELKQEDPFGPISISGNAALYEKFIPA, encoded by the coding sequence atgaCTTCCATCCTTTCATCTAATTTGACTTTGGCCCAAATTTGGATTGCAGCTAatttagataaaaaaataaatagaacTCAATCGTTACAAACAGATATTATATCCTCAACAAAAGAAATCGCACGCATTGCCACGTCAACTACCAATGCTTCTGCCGAAGAAACACCGATTGAAACGATAGGCTTACGAGTTTCCGGCCAATTGCTGTACGGTGTTGTTCGTATATAttctaataaaacaaaatatctaCTAAATGACATTTCAGAAACGCtaattaaattgaaaagcGCCTTTAGATCAAATGCTTTCCATGTAACTACACCGGCAGGACAAACAATGGTTTCCAATGTTaccaatttaattttacagGATACTGTCACCGAAGGtgaattattttatcaagAGCCCCTAAGCTTTCTAGACAACCAAGAGTTGCCTATTGATATTCTGCATAACAGTAGAAACCCTCGAAGAGATATACAGGGTGCGGAAGCGTCTGCACCTTCGGCTTTAAGGAGCATAGGTTCTATGAACCAAAGCATGCACAATAATAGACATAATACTATGATGATGGAAATGGATGATCTGGATGATTTTGACGAATCTTTGGAATTTGCTAGAGGTGATTTGAAcgtcaatattattaaagacagaaatgataaaaatagctATGATGACGATGAATTGAGATCAGATGGTGGTTTTGATTTAGACTTTGAAATTTCTGGCAATAATGGGAACGAAGATATGGATCAAGATGTCCCCAATACACCACGTGGCTCAGAAACAAACGGGGAAATAATTACAGACGAGCAAGATCAATCGATGGAGGTCGGTAGACCTCTTGAACAAGGCGAGGTGGACATAGCCGAGAACCCATTTTTGGATATGGATTTGGGGTTAAATGATGAGATCGAAGATGACGGGAAAGATCGTGTTGACAATCCACATAGAAACAGACCTGTTAAAAACTCTGCCTTAAAAAATACCAAGCTTGTTCTggaagatgatgatattgAAATGCGGGGAAGAAATAATGAGGAAGAGCTTGGCAGGGACAATACTGTATTAGAAACACCACCAACCTCGCCACAAAAAAGGGGCGATCAACCTAAATCTACAAAGAGAAACATTGAGAAGTTGCTTGAACAAAGTGCGGCCTACTTACCTGACGTTGTTTTCATGAATCTGGTTTCTTATCAAGCAATTAAAAGGCAAAAAATTGATGGGGATCACCAAGTTTCTAATGAAAATGTATCAATATATGACGCACCGCCTTCACCAGAATACGAACACGACTATGCCAATGTTTCTGCTCCAGATTTCgatatttctttaaatttagaTGATGGTGAAAGCGACCATCGTGGGGATATTACTCACGATGAACTTGGCACGGGTATAGATAACGATGACGGCGAGGGGACTGAAACGGGTGGGTCAGAATCGTCGCAGACACAAAAAGTGATGCAAAAAAATGGCGAAATGGTATCTAAATCTACAGTAGAATTAGCAACTATTTTGAGAGATAAGCTTATGGACACCAACTCATTAACCTTTACTGAATTCTTGGAAATAAGTCAACCATTACAAGCACACAatgagaaagaaaaagaagaaaaagaagaagaagaagaagaagaagaagaagaagtaaaattaaataaatcagaAGTGagtaaaacattttttcaaatgttATCCTTGGCAAGTGCTGGTTGTGTTGAACTGAAACAAGAAGACCCGTTTGGCCCAATAAGTATATCAGGCAATGCCGCCTTGtatgaaaaatttattccAGCTTAA
- the RPT2 gene encoding proteasome regulatory particle base subunit RPT2 (similar to Saccharomyces cerevisiae YDL007W | RPT2 | Regulatory Particle Triple-A protein or Regulatory Particle Triphosphatase) has translation MGQSASNPNRKGKKGKNQKPKYEPPEQYRSHRAARRRRNGGNISGTEKLPNVYPTTRCRLKLLRMERIKDHLLLEEEFVTNAEILKPFEKKQEEEKKQLEEIRGSPLSIGTLEEMIDDDHAIITNPTTADYYVSILSFVDKDLLEPGCSVLLHHKTMSIVGVLQDDADPMVAALKIDKSPTESYSDIGGLEAQIQEIKEAVELPLTHPELYEEMGIKPPKGVILYGAPGTGKTLLAKAVANQTSATFLRIVGSELIQKYLGDGPRLCRQIFKVAAENAPSIVFIDEIDAIGTKRYESNSGGEREIQRTMLELLNQLDGFDDRGDVKVIMATNKIESLDPALIRPGRIDRKILFENPDLATKRKILGIHTSKMSLSEDVKLDTLVTSKDDLSGADIKAMCTEAGLLALRERRMQVTAEDFKQAKERVLKNKVEENLESLYL, from the coding sequence atGGGTCAAAGCGCATCTAATCCAAACAGAAAAGGTAAGAAAGgtaaaaaccaaaaaccTAAATATGAACCACCAGAACAGTATAGATCTCATAGAGCGgcaagaagaagaagaaatggCGGTAACATCAGCGGTACCGAAAAATTGCCAAATGTGTATCCTACCACACGTTGCAGACTAAAATTGTTGCGGATGGAAAGAATAAAGGATCATTTGTTATTGGAAGAAGAATTTGTTACGAATGCTGAAATTTTGAAACcgtttgaaaaaaaacaagaagaagaaaagaagcaACTAGAGGAAATTCGTGGTTCCCCGCTAAGCATTGGCACTTTGGAAGAAATGATAGACGATGATCATGCCATTATCACAAACCCAACTACGGCCGATTATTATGTTTCTATTTTGTCATTTGTTGACAAAGATTTGTTAGAACCTGGCTGTTCAGTTTTATTGCATCACAAAACGATGTCTATTGTTGGTGTTTTACAAGACGATGCTGACCCAATGGTGGCAGCTTTGAAGATAGATAAATCACCAACCGAGTCTTACAGCGACATTGGTGGATTAGAAGCCCAAATTCAGGAAATAAAGGAGGCAGTTGAATTACCTTTAACCCATCCTGAACTATACGAAGAAATGGGTATCAAACCGCCAAAGGGTGTTATATTATATGGTGCGCCTGGTACTGGTAAGACTTTGCTTGCTAAAGCTGTAGCTAATCAAACATCAGCAACCTTCTTGAGAATTGTTGGTTCAGAATTGATCCAAAAGTATTTGGGTGATGGTCCCCGTTTATGTAgacaaatttttaaagtgGCAGCTGAAAATGCACCAAGCATAGTATTTATAGATGAGATCGATGCTATTGGTACCAAAAGGTATGAATCTAATAGTGGTGGTGAAAGAGAAATTCAAAGAACAATGTTGGAGTTGTTAAACCAATTGGATGGATTTGACGATAGAGGGGATGTCAAAGTCATTATGGCCACAAACAAGATAGAAAGTTTGGATCCGGCTTTGATTAGACCGGGAAGAATTGACcgtaaaattttatttgaaaatccAGATTTGGCcacaaaaagaaagattttAGGCATTCACACTTCCAAAATGAGCTTGAGTGAAGATGTTAAACTAGATACTTTAGTTACCTCAAAGGATGACTTGTCAGGTGCAGATATTAAAGCCATGTGTACAGAGGCTGGTCTATTGGCATTGAGAGAAAGAAGAATGCAAGTCACAGCAGAGGATTTTAAACAAGCCAAAGAAcgtgttttgaaaaataaagtgGAGGAAAATTTGGAGAGCTTATATTTGTGA
- a CDS encoding alpha-mannosyltransferase (similar to Saccharomyces cerevisiae YBR015C | MNN2 | MaNNosyltransferase), protein MLLLRPFYRRTFKKLVIFGLIISIVFFIVNAVLNNFTIQNDNSTGVNVQNSNNNLMLGFDFNDILNFNPIDYISNNYYKTDDQGKNEPLAYQQTLSDYVSNYRNKLLDDEEEDSLLKNNDENGAAASHLRIAPEELQHVPLDNSVKLAADIATDSTKGDKGTGEQNLLDTETRTKLLHDFYRKIFESITKYSPAGKLDRKYHDNCPLRGDVGYDNFENWETLSYDSLRNCLIIPEETLNDLKEKHAAFVNSISGVVLGKQAYQGNGIVTVGGGKFSLLAYTLIETLRNTGTTLPVEVLIPHSDEGDDDFCQYIESNLNAKCIYFRDFLPQDIIDSFEFKGYQFKSLAISASSFANLLLLDADNLPLKSLDDIFDKEPYKSTGLVVWPDFWRRSTTPLYYDIADIDINLNKRVRNCIDDITPPWVYQDTGSDNKDVPLHDLEGTIPDPSTESGQLMINKVDQLATTLLSLYYNVNGPSWYYPIFTQKSQGEGDKETFLAAANYYKYPFYQVKSMIKVDGFHAPDESGFRGVAMLQYDMVQDYARYKLAQESILKKYGATAVSTEMKPDPNYKGHIQSFYEEYFDVAGKPNIDVLFVHSNHPKFDPLLLSEQQDLIYSGKHVRTYRRTEILQKHDLELEIYRNYAKILCGDPPKDSDNKYGILLKFKYLEPVVNTEKYDKMCTYIKDRLKYLQESHIDAIKGNL, encoded by the coding sequence ATGCTATTATTACGTCCATTTTATAGAagaacttttaaaaaactcGTGATTTTTGGGTTGATCATCTCCATCGTATTCTTCATTGTAAATGCAGTCCTAAACAATTTTACCATACAAAACGATAATAGTACTGGTGTAAACGTCCAGAATAGCAACAATAACCTAATGCTGggttttgattttaatgatATATTAAACTTCAATCCAATTGATTATATCAGTAACAACTATTATAAAACAGATGACCAGGGTAAAAACGAACCTCTAGCTTACCAACAAACATTGTCAGATTACGTCAGCAATTATAGAAACAAATTGTTAGATGATGAGGAAGAAGATTCATTATTAAAGAACAACGATGAAAATGGTGCAGCGGCATCTCATTTGAGAATCGCACCAGAAGAGTTACAGCATGTCCCACTGGATAATAGTGTTAAATTGGCGGCTGATATTGCTACGGATTCCACTAAGGGAGACAAAGGGACCGGTGAACAAAATTTATTGGATACTGAAACTAGAACTAAACTATTGCATGACTTTTATCGTAAGATATTCGAAAGCATCACTAAATACTCTCCTGCTGGTAAATTAGACAGAAAATATCATGACAACTGTCCGCTACGTGGTGATGTTGGCTATGATAACTTTGAAAATTGGGAAACGTTAAGCTACGATTCGTTGAGAAACtgtttaataataccagAAGAGACTTTAAACGActtgaaagaaaaacatGCAGCCTTTGTCAATAGTATTAGCGGTGTGGTCCTGGGTAAACAGGCTTATCAAGGCAATGGTATTGTGACTGTTGGTGGCGGTAAATTTTCCCTATTAGCCTACACACTAATTGAAACGTTACGGAATACAGGAACCACTTTACCAGTTGAAGTTTTAATACCTCACAGTGACGAAggtgatgatgatttttgCCAATATATCGAGAGCAATTTAAATGCCAAGTGCATTTATTTCCGTGATTTCCTACCACAGGACATCATCGATTCTTTTGAATTCAAAGGTTATCAATTCAAATCCTTGGCTATTAGTGCCTCCAGTTTTGCCAACTTATTGTTGCTAGATGCTGACAACTTACCCCTAAAATCGCTAGATgatatatttgataaagAGCCCTATAAATCTACCGGTTTGGTTGTGTGGCCGGATTTCTGGAGAAGATCTACTACGCCATTGTATTACGACATTGCCGATATTGATATCAACTTAAACAAAAGAGTTAGGAATTGCATTGATGATATAACGCCACCTTGGGTTTATCAAGATACAGGTTCTGATAATAAGGACGTGCCGTTACATGACTTGGAAGGTACTATTCCGGATCCATCAACTGAAAGTGGTCAGTTAATGATTAATAAGGTTGATCAACTAGCCACAACTTTGTTATCCTTGTATTATAACGTTAATGGACCAAGCTGGTATTACCCTATTTTCACACAAAAATCGCAAGGTGAAGGTGACAAAGAAACATTTTTGGCTGCCGCTAACTATTATAAATATCCATTTTACCAGGTTAAATCAATGATCAAAGTTGATGGTTTTCATGCGCCTGATGAATCTGGTTTCAGAGGTGTTGCTATGCTACAGTATGACATGGTTCAAGATTATGCTAGATACAAACTTGCCCAAGAgtctattttaaaaaaatacggCGCAACAGCCGTCAGTACGGAAATGAAGCCAGATCCTAATTACAAAGGCCATATTCAAAGCTTCTATGAAGAATACTTTGACGTAGCCGGAAAGCCAAACATTGACGTGTTGTTTGTCCATTCTAACCATCCTAAATTTGATCCATTGCTTTTAAGTGAACAACaagatttaatttattctGGCAAGCATGTTAGAACTTATAGGAGAACTgaaattttacaaaaacatGATTTAGAATTGGAGATATATAGAAATTATGCCAAAATTCTATGTGGTGATCCTCCTAAGGAtagtgataataaatatggtattttattaaagttcAAATACCTAGAACCTGTGGTTAATACTGAAAAATACGATAAAATGTGTACATACATCAAGGATAGACTAAAATATTTGCAGGAGTCCCATATTGACGCTATCAAAGGTaacttataa
- a CDS encoding alpha-mannosyltransferase (similar to Saccharomyces cerevisiae YBR015C | MNN2 | MaNNosyltransferase), whose product MRNILQLFRRQINKLANNSRFAISNKRKIWYTGTITILLILIITLILLPLTNSTTINTKNYTGTQLLNNNHHTEHTNENLSTGSEDDELLANLPEGYSIKPISETSTAAETTIDNESGGYVSKFQPGLEDVGTTDDTINGGGTIKKVEIRTTFPAEVKKFIIEIFENIRDYSPSSSFKVEMDNSNPNCKVKDVSFHDYESVNKFLTKEVLSKGCLKPISTKDLGVLQTLHGNLKKIIKDYLLKKYKLLVEDKVITYNKLDNTESGIVIMAGGKYSLTALGVLKSIRENSGLKTRNSVPVEIFFPPDIDDDQAIKFCTEIIPKVDNTGLTSCTLMSRLLPESEDPTKTIKNIQGYQYKAMSILFSKFQKVLFLDADNYVVNPIDGWFNNIIFERSGLILWPDFWRRVHHPWFYTITGLNVDENRRVRFASDHLISPEILKNLDGPVPYHDYSGTIPDLSSESGQLLIDKNMHMDTLILSLYYNINGPNVFYPLLGQGGAGQGDKDTFAAAAFNFHGLNKMYQVRGTPRAIGYHCDKNEVSIEDLKNSAGLGEGAWSFRGVGILQSDFTEDYKIEQATKMAIQGGLRDALRRYLEDWGNKHNDELPGPKGGKEWWAALESKDKVKQEFYKSVSKNYSLKDFLIEYDLSPKVFVHSNLPKLNPLEMGFQEDMVYNGKKFKGREGFTKSPMAKFTGHFRMYELEQMKSMTNYDLELATFKLYNDVLCTEDEKINDVTGTPELALWKIPYLYDKFTNDEELKEGNFGPDKMCLYIKDRYTYLKKSTWESSRY is encoded by the coding sequence atgagaaacATTTTACAGTTGTTCAGGAGACAGATCAACAAACTAGCAAATAATAGCAGATTTGCTATCAgcaataaaagaaaaatatggtACACCGGTACAATTACCATTTTACTGATACTAATCATTACGTTGATCCTGCTTCCCTTAACCAATTCTACAACtattaatacaaaaaacTACACTGGCACCCagttattaaataataaccatCACACTGAACATACCAATGAAAACCTTTCTACTGGAAGTGAAGATGATGAGTTGTTAGCCAATCTACCCGAAGGTTATAGTATCAAACCAATTTCCGAAACATCAACCGCTGCTGAGACAACAATCGACAACGAATCCGGTGGCTACGTTAGCAAATTTCAGCCTGGCTTAGAAGACGTCGGAACCACCGACGATACTATTAACGGTGGGGGTACTATCAAGAAAGTTGAAATTAGAACCACTTTCCCTGCAGAAGTCAAAAAGTTTATAATAGAGATTTTCGAAAATATTAGGGATTATTCTCCATCTTCTTCATTCAAAGTGGAAATGGATAACTCCAATCCTAACTGTAAAGTTAAGGATGTTTCCTTCCATGATTATGAAAGCGTGAATAAGTTTCTAACCAAGGAAGTTTTGTCCAAAGGTTGCTTAAAGCCAATATCAACAAAAGACCTGGGTGTGTTGCAAACATTGCATGGAaatcttaaaaaaattatcaaagaTTACttgctaaaaaaatacaagcTTTTAGTTGAAGATAAAGTTATTACGTATAACAAATTGGATAATACTGAATCgggtattgttattatggCTGGTGGTAAATATTCCTTGACAGCTTTGGGTGTCTTAAAGTCTATTAGGGAAAACTCAGGTTTGAAAACTAGAAACTCTGTTCCTGTGGAGATTTTTTTCCCGCCAGATATTGACGATGACCAAGCCATCAAATTTTGTACGGAAATTATTCCAAAAGTTGACAATACTGGATTGACTTCGTGTACTTTAATGTCTAGACTATTGCCAGAATCTGAGGATCCAACCAAGACCATCAAAAACATACAGGGATACCAATACAAGGCGATGTCCATactattttccaaattccaaaaagtgttatttttagaCGCAGATAATTATGTTGTGAACCCAATAGATGGAtggtttaataatataatttttgagAGAAGCGGGTTGATCTTGTGGCCTGATTTTTGGCGTAGGGTTCATCATCCATGGTTCTACACCATAACCGGCCTAAATGTTGATGAAAACAGGAGGGTCAGGTTCGCCAGTGACCATCTAATTTCTCCagaaatattgaaaaatctAGACGGCCCTGTCCCATATCACGATTACAGTGGTACTATACCTGATTTATCTAGCGAATCTGGCCAATTGTTAATCGATAAGAATATGCATATGGACACTTTGATATTAAGTCTTTATTACAATATTAATGGTCCGAACGTTTTCTATCCCCTATTAGGACAAGGAGGTGCGGGTCAAGGTGATAAAGATACATTTGCTGCAGCAGCCTTTAATTTTCACGGTCTAAACAAGATGTATCAAGTTCGTGGCACTCCTAGAGCTATTGGGTACCACTGTGATAAGAACGAAGTGTCTATTGAGGACTTGAAGAATAGCGCAGGGCTGGGTGAGGGCGCTTGGTCTTTTAGAGGAGTGGGTATTTTACAATCAGATTTTACTGAAGACTATAAGATCGAACAAGCTACCAAGATGGCTATTCAAGGTGGATTAAGGGATGCATTGAGGAGGTATCTAGAAGATTGGGGTAACAAGCATAACGATGAATTACCTGGGCCTAAAGGCGGCAAAGAGTGGTGGGCTGCTTTGGAGTCGAAGGATAAAGTCAAACAAGAATTTTATAAGTCAGTGTCAAAGAATTATAGCTTAAAAGACTTCCTTATAGAATACGATTTATCTCCAAAAGTGTTTGTTCATTCTAATTTGCCCAAATTAAATCCATTAGAAATGGGTTTCCAAGAAGATATGGTCTATAACGGCAAGAAATTCAAAGGTAGAGAGGGTTTTACTAAATCACCAATGGCTAAATTTACCGGGCATTTTAGAATGTATGAACTTGAACAGATGAAGAGTATGACTAATTATGATTTGGAATTAGCTACATTCAAATTGTACAACGATGTCTTGTGCACagaagatgaaaaaataaacgaTGTTACTGGTACCCCTGAATTAGCGTTGTGGAAAATCCCTTATTTATATGATAAGTTCACTAATGACGAGGAATTGAAAGAGGGCAATTTTGGACCAGATAAGATGTGTTTATACATTAAAGACAGATATActtatttgaaaaagagTACATGGGAGTCTAGTAGATACTAG
- the YPK3 gene encoding putative protein kinase YPK3 (similar to Saccharomyces cerevisiae YBR028C | YPK3 | AGC kinase), whose translation MSIFSLDEEFSQLTVDGNCAILQDEQSTIIQQKKQEYHIEYQSNNDFAIGVQHKNLMSLNPTALPTTRTTPIIITHQATSSIEPIHTAAHGINIADTKSTTLNVTDTYSENNNSFKRNELKAIPIGSRSRRRSSMLSKLSINTPPNTTRILLMENSIKDNSCYMNENVFEEDDDDNDDDNDDDDHTIADDKIGHKHKHIKRKLTDFQPLRVLGKGAYGKVLLVRDHYNNKLYAMKQLKKAEIILIPDEAEGSQKQKDNIDNEGALQKRLERTFAERSILSSLEHPHIVKLFYSFHDNNKLYLLLQYIPGGELFYHLKNLGKLEEDAAAFYAAEISLALKFLHSKGIVYRDLKPENCLLNERGHLVLTDFGLSKQKTNEDGNNSSVNEEDDVETLHSIIGTPEYAAPEILQGIPYTRLCDWYSLGCIVYDMICGKPPYVGVNHKVILNKILKEKQVKLPFYLSEGMKDLLGALLKKDVNKRWNVDKYWKTIPNNNNNGNSNSGNRKRNRSKKSSPSKTTGFQQHFVFRKINWKNMEDGSLQQSSNGPIVPIINDWSLAENFDEEFTNQRLDSDITAPDTGVAPIGCNNTNNNNTVFKGFSYVASSSYLERYF comes from the coding sequence ATGagcattttttctttagatGAAGAGTTTAGTCAACTGACTGTTGATGGAAATTGTGCCATTTTACAGGATGAACAAAGTACCATcatacaacaaaaaaaacaagaatatCATATTGAAtatcaatcaaataatGATTTTGCAATCGGAGTCCAGCATAAAAACTTAATGAGTTTAAACCCAACTGCATTGCCTACAACAAGAACAACACCTATTATCATAACACACCAAGCAACATCTTCCATTGAACCAATACATACTGCTGCTCATGGCATTAACATTGCGGACACCAAGAGCACTACATTAAACGTTACTGATACCTATagtgaaaataacaatagcttcaaaagaaatgaaTTAAAGGCGATACCAATAGGTTCAAGAAGCAGAAGAAGATCATCCATGTTATCTAAATTATCTATAAATACACCACCAAACACAACaagaattttattaatggaAAATAGCATTAAAGACAACAGTTGTTATATGAATGAGAACGTCTTTGAAGAAGACGACGACGACAACGACGACgacaatgatgatgatgatcaTACTATTGCTGACGACAAAATAGGACACAAACACAAACAcatcaaaagaaaattaacaGACTTCCAACCTTTAAGAGTTTTGGGGAAAGGCGCTTATGGGAAAGTCCTATTAGTCAGGGATcattataacaataaattatatgcCATGaaacaattgaaaaaagcaGAAATCATATTAATCCCTGACGAAGCTGAGGGTAGTCAAAAGCAAAAAGACAATATTGACAATGAAGGAGCACTACAGAAAAGATTAGAAAGAACTTTTGCTGAACGTTCGATCTTATCCAGCTTAGAACATCCTCATATAGTGAAGCTTTTCTACTCGTTTCATGATAACAACAAGTTGTATCTGTTATTGCAATATATTCCTGGAGGGGAGCTATTTTATCATCTAAAGAACTTGGGTAAATTAGAAGAGGACGCAGCAGCGTTTTATGCTGCTGAAATTAGTTTAGCACTGAAATTTCTTCATTCCAAAGGCATTGTTTATCGGGATTTAAAACCGGAGAATTGTTTGCTAAACGAGAGAGGGCATTTAGTTTTAACCGATTTTGGATTAAGCAAACAGAAAACAAATGAAGACGGTAATAACAGTAGCGTCAACGAAGAAGATGACGTAGAGACTCTGCATTCTATAATAGGCACACCTGAATATGCAGCACCAGAAATTCTACAGGGGATTCCTTATACCAGATTATGCGATTGGTATTCACTGGGTTGTATTGTCTACGATATGATATGTGGAAAACCGCCTTATGTAGGAGTAAACCACAAAGTGATATtgaacaaaatattaaaggaaaaacagGTAAAATTGCCATTTTATTTGAGTGAGGGTATGAAAGACTTGCTGGGtgcattattaaaaaaggatGTTAACAAGAGATGGAACGTTGACAAATATTGGAAAACTATccccaataataataacaatggcaATAGTAACAGTGGTAACAGGAAGAGAAATAGGAGCAAGAAGTCGTCTCCCAGTAAAACAACTGGTTTCCAGCAACATTTCGTTTTCAGAAAAAtcaattggaaaaatatgGAAGATGGCTCATTACAACAATCTTCTAATGGGCCTATTGTTcctattattaatgattgGTCATTAGCTGAGAATTTTGACGAGGAATTTACAAACCAAAGATTAGATAGTGATATAACCGCACCTGATACTGGTGTCGCACCAATCGGTTGCAACAATactaacaacaataatactgtTTTTAAGGGATTTAGTTATGTGGCAAGTTCCAGTTATTTGGAACGCTACTTTTAA